Proteins encoded within one genomic window of Calonectris borealis chromosome 1, bCalBor7.hap1.2, whole genome shotgun sequence:
- the AVPR1A gene encoding vasopressin V1a receptor yields the protein MRLAGGAGSPRAAPSPGNGSRWRAAEPGGGGGGGGGGSSPSPEAWSGSPNGSLGGWDPFGRDEELAKLEIAVLAVTFAVAVVGNGSVLLALRRTPRKASRMHLFIRHLSLADLVVAFFQVLPQLCWEVTHRFYGPDGLCRVVKHLQVFGMFASAYMLVAMTADRYIAVCHPLKTLQQPTKRSYGMIAAAWALSLLLSTPQYFIFSLSEVERGSQVYDCWAHFIMPWGPRAYITWITGGIFVAPVLILVTCYGFICYHIWRNVRGKMRPGVAAAGGGRRAGGGGPRRGLLLAPCVSSVKTISRAKIRTVKMTFVIVSAYVVCWAPFFTIQMWSVWDQRFPWVDSENTATTVTALLASLNSCCNPWIYMFFSGHLLQDCIQSFPCCQKVKQTLSKEDSNSNSRRQTSFTNNRSPTHSLNTWRESPHSKSTSFIPIPT from the exons ATGCGGCtcgccggcggcgccggctccccCCGGGCGGCGCCCTCGCCCGGGAACGGCAGCCGGTGGCGGGCggcggagcccggcggcggcggcggtggcggcggcggcggcagcagccccagcccggaggcGTGGTCGGGGTCTCCCAACGGCAGCCTGGGCGGCTGGGACCCCTTCGGGCGGGACGAGGAGCTGGCGAAGTTGGAGATCGCcgtgctggccgtcaccttcgcCGTGGCGGTGGTGGGCAACGGCAGCGTGCTGCTGGCCCTGCGGCGCACGCCGCGCAAGGCGTCCCGCATGCACCTCTTCATCCGCCACCTCAGCCTGGCCGACCTGGTGGTGGCCTTCTTCCAGgtgctgccccagctctgctgggaggtGACCCACCGCTTCTACGGCCCCGACGGGCTCTGCCGGGTTGTGAAGCACCTGCAGGTCTTCGGCATGTTCGCCTCGGCGTACATGCTGGTGGCCATGACCGCCGACCGCTACATCGCCGTCTGCCACCCGCTGAAGACGCTGCAGCAGCCCACCAAGCGCTCCTACGGGATGATCGCGGCCGCCTGGGCGCTCAGCCTGCTGCTCAGCACCCCGCAGTACTTCATCTTCTCCCTCAGCGAGGTGGAGCGCGGCTCGCAGGTCTACGACTGCTGGGCGCACTTCATCATGCCCTGGGGACCCCGCGCCTACATCACCTGGATCACCGGCGGCATCTTCGTCGCGCCCGTCCTCATCCTCGTCACCTGCTACGGCTTCATCTGCTACCACATCTGGCGCAACGTCAGGGGCAAGATGCggccgggggtggcggcggcgggcggcgggcggcgggcgggcggcggcggcccgcggcgggggctgctgctcgCCCCCTGTGTCAGCAGCGTCAAGACCATCTCCCGTGCCAAGATCCGCACGGTCAAGATGACCTTCGTCATCGTCTCGGCGTACGTCGTGTGCTGGGCGCCCTTCTTCACCATCCAGATGTGGTCCGTCTGGGACCAGCGCTTCCCCTGGGTCG attCTGAAAACACGGCGACTACCGTCACGGCTCTGTTGGCCAGTCTGAACAGTTGCTGTAACCCGTGGATCTACATGTTCTTCAGCGGGCACCTCCTGCAAGACTGCATACAGAGCTTCCCTTGCTGCCAAAAAGTAAAGCAAACGCTGAGTAAAGAAGATTCAAATAGCAACAGCAGGCGACAGACTTCTTTTACCAACAACAGAAGCCCAACCCACAGCTTGAACACCTGGAGAGAGTCGCCCCACTCCAAATCGACCAGCTTCATCCCCATTCCAACCTGA